In a single window of the Anaerocolumna cellulosilytica genome:
- a CDS encoding cyclic-di-AMP receptor, producing MKLIYVIVRNVDSGRVTDALNKNGFYVTKLASTGGFLREGNTTLMIGTEEEKVDEVIDLVKKECGPRQQIVSNPVGPAEFSSMQVMVNVGGAIIFVTDVDRFERI from the coding sequence ATGAAGCTTATATATGTAATTGTACGCAATGTTGATAGTGGAAGGGTAACAGATGCCCTGAATAAAAATGGATTCTATGTGACTAAGCTTGCTTCCACCGGAGGATTTTTAAGAGAAGGTAATACTACCTTAATGATAGGTACCGAGGAAGAAAAGGTTGATGAGGTCATTGATTTAGTGAAAAAAGAATGTGGGCCAAGACAACAGATTGTTTCCAATCCGGTTGGACCGGCAGAATTTTCATCTATGCAGGTTATGGTGAATGTAGGCGGAGCCATTATATTCGTAACGGATGTTGACCGGTTTGAAAGAATTTAA
- a CDS encoding nitroreductase family protein, translating into MIYVDKEKCIGCGSCVKDCFPGNVEIVDKKAVVHNEACMLCGHCIAVCPSGAISTDEYDMEEVSEYKKETHTLEADNLLNFIKFRRTVRQFQKKEVSKELLLRIIEAGRFTQTGGNAQDITYTVITNQLTELKAMTYETLKKLGKEIIEAEEGQESVLSRYANMWIDMAEEYEKGEKDRLFFHAPVVLVVSAKSVVNGTLVSSNMELMTNALGLGTFFSGFFVRAAQANPDIIKLLDIPDEKQIATCMVIGYPAVKYHRTVPRREAFIYWK; encoded by the coding sequence ATGATTTATGTTGATAAGGAAAAGTGCATCGGCTGTGGAAGCTGTGTGAAAGACTGTTTTCCGGGAAACGTGGAGATAGTTGATAAGAAAGCCGTAGTACATAATGAAGCATGTATGCTATGCGGACATTGTATAGCAGTTTGTCCAAGCGGTGCCATATCCACTGACGAATATGATATGGAAGAAGTCTCAGAGTATAAAAAAGAAACACATACCTTAGAAGCAGACAATCTTTTGAACTTCATTAAGTTCAGACGAACGGTTCGCCAGTTTCAGAAAAAGGAAGTATCTAAAGAATTGCTACTGAGGATTATAGAGGCAGGACGTTTTACACAGACAGGAGGTAATGCTCAGGACATTACATACACGGTTATAACCAATCAGCTTACAGAATTAAAAGCTATGACTTATGAAACCTTAAAAAAGCTTGGAAAAGAGATTATTGAAGCGGAAGAAGGTCAGGAATCAGTGTTGTCCCGTTATGCTAATATGTGGATTGACATGGCAGAAGAATATGAGAAGGGGGAAAAGGACCGTTTGTTTTTTCATGCCCCTGTTGTCCTTGTAGTCAGTGCAAAATCTGTAGTAAATGGTACTCTGGTATCCTCCAATATGGAACTTATGACCAATGCACTGGGTCTTGGAACTTTTTTCAGCGGGTTTTTTGTAAGGGCAGCCCAGGCAAATCCGGATATAATAAAGTTGTTGGATATTCCAGATGAAAAGCAGATTGCAACCTGTATGGTAATCGGATATCCGGCAGTCAAATACCATAGAACCGTTCCGCGCAGAGAAGCTTTCATATACTGGAAATAG